The DNA window TCTGCAGATACATGGTTTTTAAAAGTGGCTATAACTATTTTTGTATTATATATTCTTGTTATTGTTTTCTCGTGGAATTTATATAGGTGGGGATAAGATGAAAATTAAAATTAGAGAATTGGTGGGGAGTATTTTTCAGATTTAACCCGTCTTTTTGGGAAGTAAATGCAGATGATTATACAAAGAACCAGCTGGATACATGGGGCCCCTCTGCAAATCGAAATTGAAAAATGGAAAATAGAATTAAAAATAACTTTGTAATTATGGGAGAATATAAAAATAAAATTGTAGGCTTCGCTGAATTATTTCTTTTAGGCTGTATTGATATGATTTATGTCCATATGGATTATTTAAGGCAAAAAATAGGGAAAATGTTACTGGAATGTCTCATTAAAAGCCAGAAAACTTAATTTTACTGAAGCGAGTATAACAGCTAAACCTTTTTTGAAGAGCAGGGTTTTAAAGTAATAAAAAATAAGTTAAAAATTGTAATGGTGTTGATTTTGTTAACTATAAAATGAAGAAAGTAATTTAAAAAATTTAATCATTTATTTGTTATATTGCATGTTGATCTGGTCACATCACAAAATTCAACATTTGCAGCCCATCTGTTTTTACATTCACATTCAAATTCTTCAGGAATGG is part of the Methanobacterium bryantii genome and encodes:
- a CDS encoding GNAT family N-acetyltransferase; its protein translation is MENRIKNNFVIMGEYKNKIVGFAELFLLGCIDMIYVHMDYLRQKIGKMLLECLIKSQKT